In Blastopirellula sediminis, the following proteins share a genomic window:
- a CDS encoding glucoamylase family protein, with product MKRRTFLAAGLSLPLVMSGLLSRRTFADFLPSDPAAGLDGEAFVRDMQRRCYRYFLEAVDPQTQLVADRAAADGSGHSTYASSAACGFGLAAHAVASQYDWAPRAEIENRTRTMLHSLVHLAAHEKGFVYHFFDAKKGTRAMRCEASTIDTALMLAGALTAQVAFRDNSEISMLADELYRRVDWRWMLGSNNCLHMGYSPELGILPYQWDHYSEHLILLLLAIGAPENPVPGSAWNAWRREPVMELNGNKFLSYPPLFVHQYPMAFFNFQNYRSSRGRNYWENAVTAHQAQMQFTDSLAAKYPKQLGHYNADLWGITSSDSQTGYRDWGGPYEDGRVEPDRGIDGTVVPSAAAGGLAAVPNEALRTLAYQKGNYGDQVYGRYGFVNAFNPATGWVGSDVIGIDTGISLLMGENMLTGQVWNMFMQHPAATRALELAGFTPANAPAVRLASHTEPVETPDSVPVLADETMVSIPATQ from the coding sequence ATGAAGCGTCGAACTTTCCTCGCTGCCGGTCTGTCGCTGCCGCTGGTGATGAGCGGACTGCTGTCGCGTCGCACTTTTGCCGATTTTCTTCCGAGCGATCCCGCCGCCGGACTCGACGGCGAGGCGTTCGTTCGTGATATGCAGCGCCGCTGCTACCGCTACTTTCTGGAAGCGGTCGATCCCCAAACGCAACTCGTCGCCGATCGCGCTGCCGCCGACGGCAGCGGACACAGCACCTACGCCAGCAGTGCGGCTTGCGGCTTTGGTCTGGCCGCGCATGCGGTCGCCTCGCAGTATGACTGGGCGCCGCGGGCCGAAATCGAAAACCGCACCCGGACGATGCTCCACTCGCTGGTCCACCTGGCCGCGCACGAAAAGGGATTCGTCTACCACTTCTTCGACGCCAAGAAGGGGACGCGGGCGATGCGCTGCGAAGCGTCGACGATCGACACCGCGCTGATGTTGGCCGGCGCCCTGACCGCCCAAGTCGCCTTCCGCGACAACTCCGAAATCAGCATGCTGGCCGACGAACTCTATCGCCGCGTCGACTGGCGGTGGATGCTCGGCAGCAACAACTGTCTGCACATGGGGTACTCGCCGGAACTTGGGATCCTGCCGTACCAGTGGGATCACTACAGCGAACATCTGATTCTGCTGCTGTTGGCGATTGGCGCTCCGGAGAACCCGGTTCCTGGTTCGGCTTGGAACGCCTGGCGGCGCGAGCCGGTGATGGAACTGAACGGCAACAAGTTCCTCAGCTACCCGCCGCTATTCGTCCATCAATACCCGATGGCGTTCTTCAACTTCCAGAACTACCGTTCGTCGCGCGGACGCAACTACTGGGAAAACGCGGTCACCGCTCACCAGGCGCAGATGCAGTTCACCGACAGTCTGGCGGCGAAGTACCCGAAACAACTCGGCCATTACAACGCCGATCTCTGGGGGATCACCAGCAGCGACAGCCAGACCGGTTATCGCGACTGGGGCGGACCATACGAAGATGGCCGCGTCGAGCCTGATCGCGGCATCGACGGGACCGTCGTGCCGAGCGCCGCCGCCGGCGGTTTGGCCGCCGTGCCGAACGAAGCGCTCCGCACGCTCGCCTATCAAAAGGGGAACTACGGCGACCAGGTCTACGGCCGCTACGGCTTTGTCAACGCGTTCAACCCGGCGACCGGTTGGGTCGGCTCCGACGTGATCGGCATCGACACCGGCATCTCGCTGCTGATGGGCGAAAACATGCTGACCGGCCAGGTCTGGAACATGTTCATGCAGCACCCGGCCGCGACCCGAGCCCTGGAACTTGCCGGCTTCACCCCGGCCAACGCTCCAGCCGTCAGATTGGCCAGCCACACCGAACCAGTCGAAACGCCAGACAGCGTCCCAGTCCTGGCGGACGAAACGATGGTTTCGATCCCTGCGACGCAGTAA
- a CDS encoding SIMPL domain-containing protein (The SIMPL domain is named for its presence in mouse protein SIMPL (signalling molecule that associates with mouse pelle-like kinase). Bacterial member BP26, from Brucella, was shown to assemble into a channel-like structure, while YggE from E. coli has been associated with resistance to oxidative stress.) codes for METIHLISVREASSKDLHACGAKLAVRVAGQSFFTGDQAFTKAAEVAQLVTALKGVGLAEEQVHLRNVSLQVDSGLLTKSSSAAYDLLIDCPNSGSLGPIMAAISSQKNAKLYSIAWKYENLDQAKHEVMQAAIETAKRAAQLVAESLGVALLGVHKLTYEVSGLDDMLRLRSESRDEYRKARACASSLTEFGLSHTTQLVVSVSADFMVERFAASAA; via the coding sequence ATGGAAACGATTCACTTGATTTCGGTTCGCGAGGCCTCTTCCAAAGACCTGCATGCGTGCGGCGCCAAGCTGGCGGTACGCGTCGCCGGGCAGTCGTTTTTCACCGGCGACCAGGCGTTTACCAAAGCGGCCGAAGTGGCGCAGCTGGTTACGGCGCTGAAGGGAGTTGGACTGGCGGAAGAGCAGGTCCACTTGCGGAACGTTTCGCTGCAAGTCGACAGCGGGCTCCTTACCAAAAGTTCGTCGGCCGCTTACGACCTGCTGATCGATTGCCCCAACAGCGGATCGCTCGGCCCGATCATGGCGGCGATCTCGTCGCAAAAGAATGCGAAGCTGTACTCGATCGCCTGGAAGTATGAGAACCTCGACCAGGCGAAGCATGAAGTGATGCAAGCCGCGATTGAGACGGCGAAGCGTGCAGCCCAACTGGTCGCCGAGTCGCTCGGAGTCGCGCTGCTGGGCGTGCACAAGCTGACGTACGAAGTCAGCGGACTGGACGACATGCTCCGTCTGCGTAGTGAATCGCGAGATGAATACCGCAAAGCCCGAGCGTGCGCCTCTTCGCTTACCGAATTCGGACTCTCGCATACGACCCAACTCGTCGTGTCGGTCAGCGCCGATTTTATGGTGGAGAGGTTTGCGGCCAGCGCGGCGTAA
- a CDS encoding GNAT family N-acetyltransferase — protein MAKEKPRPAEANHFETFVKQFRERKRATHTANQKRFLSSEGITESGDFYSIQIRSSKATLSTRDAQIYIEHIETNESERNQGNATRLMKALCALADANSITLSLLAYPYARKIDLDQNALINWYGRLGFVRQDDSAKMKRDPS, from the coding sequence ATGGCCAAAGAAAAACCAAGGCCAGCTGAGGCCAATCATTTTGAAACTTTCGTCAAACAGTTTCGGGAAAGGAAGCGAGCAACCCATACGGCCAATCAAAAAAGGTTCCTTTCATCAGAAGGAATAACCGAGTCAGGGGATTTTTACTCCATTCAAATTCGATCGTCAAAAGCAACGCTGAGTACACGTGACGCCCAAATTTATATCGAGCATATTGAAACGAACGAATCCGAACGAAACCAAGGAAACGCGACCCGATTAATGAAAGCCCTTTGCGCGCTCGCGGACGCCAATTCAATAACACTTTCGTTATTGGCATATCCGTACGCTCGAAAAATCGACTTAGATCAGAACGCGTTGATAAACTGGTACGGACGCCTCGGATTCGTTCGCCAAGACGACAGCGCGAAAATGAAACGTGATCCCTCCTAA
- a CDS encoding class I SAM-dependent methyltransferase codes for MPEIHDWNQRYLEGNLPWDTGLPSTELQKAVMQHKLGPCRVLDIGCGTGTNSLWLAEQGFEVTGIDLAPLAIERAEQRARDAHSSATFAVVDILTAPLAAGPFDFFFDRGCYHAVRREAPHGYAPAVARLLAPGACGLILAGNANEPHDPGPPVVSEKQIREELGTEFEIIELHEFRFDPGPMREEPFLAWSCWVEKR; via the coding sequence ATGCCAGAAATACACGATTGGAATCAACGCTACTTGGAAGGCAACCTTCCCTGGGACACCGGACTACCGTCGACAGAGTTGCAGAAGGCGGTGATGCAGCACAAGCTGGGGCCGTGTCGCGTGCTCGATATCGGCTGCGGGACCGGGACCAACAGTCTGTGGTTGGCGGAGCAAGGTTTTGAGGTGACCGGAATTGATCTCGCGCCGCTGGCGATCGAGCGGGCCGAGCAGCGAGCTCGCGACGCTCACTCCAGCGCGACCTTCGCCGTCGTCGATATTCTCACCGCGCCGCTGGCGGCCGGGCCGTTCGATTTCTTCTTCGATCGCGGCTGCTACCACGCCGTCCGCCGCGAAGCGCCCCACGGGTACGCACCCGCCGTCGCGCGACTGCTGGCGCCAGGCGCCTGCGGTCTGATCCTGGCCGGCAACGCCAACGAACCGCATGACCCTGGCCCGCCGGTCGTGTCGGAAAAGCAGATCCGCGAAGAGCTAGGAACCGAATTCGAAATCATCGAGCTCCACGAATTCCGCTTCGACCCCGGGCCAATGCGAGAAGAGCCGTTCTTGGCCTGGTCGTGCTGGGTCGAAAAGCGGTAA
- the queG gene encoding tRNA epoxyqueuosine(34) reductase QueG, translating to MKEAARRLGFLHVGVCPAVTPTGIDAFRDWLAAGYAGEMQYLADRADAYADPSRVLEGARSIVMLTLPYRTETPRPTAAGQGRVSRYAWGEVDYHDLIHDKLKALKREFQQLTGDADARGVVDTAPLLERDFAQLAGLGWIGKNTLLLNKHAGSLFFLAALLTNVELEYDEPHNASHCGTCTACLDVCPTSAFPAPHVLDATRCISYLTIELRGPIPRDLREGMGEWVFGCDLCQDVCPWNRKAPHSEEKQFLPQRGNNPLDLIELFDLDDEAFKQRFRKSPIWRPRRRGLLRNAAIALGNRPTPEAVPALIKGLNDEEPLIRGAAAWALSKYGCAKSLMALQARILTEKDTDVQEEIHLALKH from the coding sequence TTGAAGGAAGCCGCCCGCCGGCTTGGCTTCTTGCATGTCGGGGTCTGCCCGGCCGTAACGCCGACCGGAATCGACGCCTTCCGCGACTGGCTCGCCGCCGGATATGCCGGGGAAATGCAGTATCTGGCCGACCGGGCCGACGCCTACGCTGATCCCAGCCGCGTGCTGGAAGGCGCCCGCAGCATCGTGATGCTGACCCTGCCGTACCGCACCGAAACGCCGCGGCCAACCGCAGCAGGACAGGGGAGAGTCTCCCGTTATGCCTGGGGCGAAGTCGACTACCACGACCTGATTCACGACAAGCTGAAAGCGCTGAAGCGCGAGTTCCAACAACTAACCGGCGACGCCGACGCTCGCGGAGTGGTCGATACCGCGCCCCTCTTGGAACGTGACTTCGCCCAACTCGCCGGGCTCGGCTGGATCGGCAAGAACACGCTGCTGCTCAACAAGCATGCCGGCAGTCTGTTCTTCCTCGCTGCGCTCCTCACCAACGTCGAACTCGAATATGATGAGCCGCACAACGCGAGCCATTGCGGGACCTGCACCGCCTGCTTAGACGTCTGCCCGACGAGCGCCTTCCCCGCGCCGCACGTCTTAGACGCAACCCGCTGCATCAGCTACCTGACGATCGAACTGCGCGGCCCCATCCCCCGCGACCTCCGCGAAGGGATGGGAGAGTGGGTCTTCGGCTGCGACCTCTGCCAAGACGTCTGCCCCTGGAACCGCAAAGCGCCGCACAGCGAAGAAAAACAATTCCTCCCTCAGCGCGGCAACAACCCGCTCGATCTGATCGAACTGTTCGATCTGGACGACGAAGCGTTCAAACAACGTTTCCGCAAATCGCCGATCTGGCGCCCGCGCAGAAGAGGCCTGCTGCGCAACGCAGCGATCGCACTCGGCAACCGGCCAACGCCGGAAGCGGTGCCGGCGCTAATTAAAGGATTGAATGATGAGGAGCCGCTAATCCGCGGCGCGGCGGCTTGGGCGCTTTCGAAGTATGGGTGTGCTAAATCCCTGATGGCACTTCAGGCACGAATATTGACGGAAAAGGATACCGATGTCCAGGAGGAGATCCATCTAGCTTTGAAGCACTAA
- a CDS encoding tRNA dihydrouridine synthase yields MINNQTNLVEQSPFAPLRIGEIELGFPVVQAALSGYSDMSMRVMARRFGASYAICEVMLDQFLVAFKDRSKNRHFLAIADEEHPVGGQLMGAEPIQFAAGAVKLVEAGYDVIDINFGCPVKKVLGRCRGGFHLSQPEVALEIVARTRDATPPEIPVTVKMRRGIDDTAESRDNFFRILDGAFDLGVAAITVHGRTVQQRYIGPSRWEFLRDVKEHVGDKTILGSGDLFTAQDCFDMMRQTGIDGVTVARGAIGNPWIFQQARALYAGQPLPPPPTVFEQREVIQEHMRIADELYGEKRGLGHMRKFGIKYSFLHPDLELVRSKFTKMRTLEDWYAIRDEHYCEDRPGNYLNPQVHAGTAEC; encoded by the coding sequence GTCGTCCAGGCGGCCCTCTCCGGCTATAGCGACATGTCGATGCGCGTGATGGCGCGTCGCTTTGGGGCGTCGTACGCGATCTGCGAGGTGATGCTCGATCAGTTCCTGGTCGCCTTCAAAGACCGCAGTAAGAACCGGCACTTTCTGGCGATCGCCGATGAAGAGCATCCGGTCGGCGGTCAGTTGATGGGCGCCGAGCCGATCCAATTCGCCGCCGGCGCGGTCAAGTTGGTTGAAGCAGGTTACGACGTTATCGACATCAATTTCGGCTGCCCTGTCAAAAAGGTGCTTGGCCGTTGTCGCGGCGGCTTTCATCTCAGTCAGCCGGAAGTCGCCCTTGAAATTGTCGCGCGTACTCGTGACGCGACGCCGCCGGAGATTCCGGTCACGGTAAAGATGCGCCGCGGCATCGACGACACGGCCGAAAGCCGAGACAACTTCTTCCGCATCCTCGACGGTGCGTTTGATCTCGGGGTCGCCGCAATCACCGTTCACGGCCGCACGGTTCAGCAGCGCTACATTGGGCCGAGCCGATGGGAGTTTCTCCGCGACGTGAAGGAGCATGTCGGCGACAAAACGATCTTGGGAAGCGGCGACTTGTTTACCGCGCAAGATTGTTTCGACATGATGCGCCAGACCGGTATCGACGGCGTGACGGTCGCACGTGGAGCGATCGGCAATCCGTGGATTTTTCAGCAAGCCCGGGCGCTCTACGCCGGGCAACCGCTTCCCCCGCCGCCGACCGTTTTCGAGCAGCGGGAGGTCATCCAGGAGCACATGCGGATCGCCGACGAGCTGTACGGCGAAAAACGTGGCTTGGGACATATGAGGAAATTCGGTATTAAATACTCTTTCCTGCATCCCGACCTGGAACTGGTCCGCAGCAAGTTCACGAAAATGCGGACTTTAGAGGACTGGTACGCGATTCGGGACGAGCACTACTGCGAAGACCGTCCTGGTAACTACCTGAACCCTCAGGTCCATGCCGGCACAGCCGAGTGCTAG
- the dusB gene encoding tRNA dihydrouridine synthase DusB: MNESADTTLPPVSVKPLKIGDLVIDIPILQAPMAGYTNYAFRQIVREYGGAGLQATEMVSARSFVWLDQQAEFPDRLWGVEDEARPLAVQMWDNDPDTMARVGERLVSEFQVSVVDINFGCPVKQVTQSAHSGSYLLRWPEKMFSIIQRVVQACAPTPVTAKIRLGCSRECINAIEIAQVVESAGAAALTVHGRTAADFFKGSADWEKISEIKPYLKKIPLIGNGDLDSAAKVVEAFRRYNVDGVMIARACLGRPWLFAQAAAALKGEPVPADPTLTEQRACLLRHYDLVVKRFGVEKGTMLMRKFACCYAQGMYGARAFRTAAAKVSSQAEFYDIVENLFPRDPETDANDSAAVESASAT; encoded by the coding sequence ATGAATGAATCCGCCGACACAACGCTCCCCCCGGTCTCTGTAAAGCCGCTGAAAATCGGCGACCTGGTGATTGATATCCCCATCCTGCAAGCGCCGATGGCGGGGTACACCAACTACGCCTTCCGGCAAATCGTCCGCGAATATGGGGGCGCCGGGCTGCAAGCGACCGAAATGGTCAGTGCCCGCAGCTTCGTCTGGCTCGATCAGCAGGCCGAATTCCCCGATCGTCTTTGGGGGGTCGAGGACGAAGCGCGTCCGTTGGCCGTGCAGATGTGGGACAACGATCCTGACACGATGGCCCGCGTCGGCGAGCGTTTGGTCAGCGAGTTCCAGGTCAGCGTCGTCGACATCAACTTCGGCTGCCCGGTCAAGCAAGTGACGCAGTCGGCCCACAGCGGATCGTATCTGCTCCGCTGGCCCGAGAAGATGTTCTCGATCATCCAACGCGTCGTACAGGCGTGCGCTCCGACGCCGGTCACCGCCAAGATCCGGCTCGGCTGTAGCCGCGAATGCATCAACGCGATCGAGATCGCCCAGGTGGTCGAATCGGCCGGCGCCGCCGCACTGACCGTACATGGCCGGACCGCCGCCGACTTCTTTAAGGGAAGCGCCGACTGGGAAAAGATCTCCGAGATCAAACCGTATCTGAAGAAGATCCCGCTGATCGGTAACGGCGATCTCGACTCGGCCGCCAAGGTGGTCGAAGCGTTTCGTCGTTATAACGTCGACGGGGTGATGATCGCCCGGGCTTGTCTGGGGCGACCATGGCTCTTTGCGCAGGCGGCCGCCGCGCTGAAGGGAGAGCCGGTTCCGGCCGATCCGACCCTGACCGAGCAGCGGGCTTGTCTGCTGCGGCACTACGACCTGGTGGTGAAGCGGTTTGGCGTCGAAAAGGGAACGATGCTGATGCGGAAGTTCGCCTGCTGCTACGCGCAGGGAATGTACGGCGCTCGGGCGTTTCGTACCGCCGCGGCGAAAGTATCGTCGCAGGCCGAGTTCTATGACATCGTCGAGAATCTCTTCCCCCGCGATCCGGAAACGGACGCGAATGATTCCGCGGCGGTTGAATCGGCCAGCGCTACGTAA
- a CDS encoding DUF7133 domain-containing protein, producing MNAKRLTQLLTCGLLLIAAGAAEAETANWIWAPQHSKDAVPRTSCFFRKTINVRGSQRVILQVAADDAYELWINGARVVSGHSWQQMRTIDVTRHIVAGRNVVGVQVTNTTGSTAGLAVRIEFTDQNGRIQDVVSDATWLASTRIIPQWQSLQYNDSQWSAVQVFGPQGSTAPWLADGAIPTPPPETPATTVSTPVQPQEEPRFQIMPGFAIQEVISADKTGSLIAMAFNEFGGIVASQEGGPLMLFTDENKDGVVDSARVYCDEVKNVQGILPLNGDVYVVGEGPQGTAMYHLKDEDQDGTLSIAETLIKFTGPLGEHGAHQMALGPDGLIYLTVGNHTQLAGKISETSPHRNYYEGDLVKRFEDPGGHAVGVKAPGGMILRTDVDGSFVEVVAGGLRNSYDLSFNRDGELFTYDSDMEWDEGLVWHLPPRVMQVIPGAEFGWRSGWAKWPSFYLDALPATLETKAASPTGMVFYDHQKFPTRFQDRLFACDWSNGRITTLQFITDRAGYRAQQETFLEGKQFNATDIDVGPDGWLYICTGGRGTDGGLYRIVWKGDEPAGQLKDDETGIAAAVRQPQPHSAWGRQHIAEIQQEMGSTWDAQVQGVAIAEKNPSQFRVRALELMQLYGPTPSIEFLLKLSNDPDADVRMKTMKLLSLRSEPEALDRITDMLSDASPKIRRAACEALAYKDTRVPLSLIQPILTSSDRREAWSARRLLERQPVDEWFSEILATKDAHLFNMGAVAAMIADPTHERAVAICNRASELLDSYLSDQDFKDTMRVIQVAIFRGEMQNSELGRLGEQIAREFPAGDHVMNRELIQTLAFLQEGSITDRYIAHLDSDIPNSERLFLAMQMTFIPTGWSREEKLKLIGHLERGLEIDGGEGLRGYVEMSTKQFVKHLDPEEKLLLLTVGDVWPNATLAALFELPEQRPAYIVETLCGVDKKLQGREGAVIERLQMGIVAILAESDDEQMMSYLREVYRDYPERRASVAMGLAQQPTGENFALLLDSLSILKGEFASAVLAKLRNAPATSTNPEHIRQLIILADQLQDEGGINAIRLLEKWTGEFPASNTAPMAERVVAWQDWFAENHPEMPAAKPLDVAKGNWNLDELLDYLTGDEFVGGNHANGKAVFKKAQCAACHRVGSLGEAVGPDLTEVARRFQKRQILESVLFPSHVISDQYAARKVLTMDGQIFVGLVTRTTEGDVILTGQDGQKRTILANEIDEIASSPTSVMPEGLLDQLTAEEIADLMTFLGAAPEAKIAGGKKTTR from the coding sequence ATGAACGCCAAAAGACTGACTCAGCTCCTAACTTGCGGACTCCTGCTGATTGCCGCAGGCGCCGCTGAGGCCGAGACCGCTAACTGGATCTGGGCCCCACAGCATTCCAAGGACGCCGTTCCGCGAACGAGCTGCTTCTTCCGTAAGACGATCAACGTCCGCGGGTCGCAGCGCGTTATTCTGCAGGTCGCCGCTGACGACGCCTACGAACTCTGGATCAACGGGGCTCGCGTCGTAAGTGGACACTCCTGGCAGCAGATGCGCACGATTGACGTCACGCGTCACATCGTCGCCGGGCGCAACGTCGTCGGCGTTCAGGTCACCAATACGACCGGCTCGACCGCCGGCCTGGCGGTTCGAATTGAATTCACCGACCAGAACGGCCGCATCCAAGACGTCGTCTCCGACGCGACCTGGCTCGCCAGCACGCGCATTATTCCGCAGTGGCAATCGCTGCAATACAACGATTCGCAATGGTCGGCCGTCCAGGTCTTCGGCCCGCAAGGGAGCACCGCTCCTTGGCTCGCCGACGGAGCGATTCCGACTCCTCCGCCGGAAACTCCGGCGACCACCGTCTCGACTCCGGTCCAGCCGCAAGAAGAGCCCCGTTTCCAGATCATGCCGGGCTTCGCGATCCAGGAAGTGATCTCGGCCGACAAAACCGGTTCGCTGATCGCGATGGCCTTCAACGAGTTCGGCGGCATCGTCGCCTCGCAAGAGGGTGGCCCGTTGATGCTCTTCACCGACGAGAACAAAGATGGCGTCGTCGACAGCGCCCGCGTCTACTGCGACGAAGTGAAAAACGTCCAAGGGATCCTGCCGCTCAATGGCGACGTCTATGTCGTCGGCGAGGGCCCGCAGGGAACCGCGATGTATCACCTGAAGGACGAAGACCAGGATGGTACGCTGTCGATCGCCGAAACGCTGATCAAGTTCACCGGCCCGCTCGGCGAACATGGCGCCCACCAGATGGCGCTCGGCCCGGATGGCCTGATCTACCTGACGGTCGGCAACCACACCCAGTTGGCCGGCAAGATCTCCGAAACCAGCCCCCATCGCAACTACTACGAAGGGGACCTGGTCAAACGTTTTGAAGATCCGGGCGGACATGCGGTCGGCGTGAAAGCCCCGGGCGGCATGATCCTGCGTACCGACGTCGACGGCAGCTTCGTCGAAGTGGTCGCCGGCGGTCTGCGTAACTCCTATGACCTGTCGTTCAACCGCGACGGCGAACTCTTCACCTACGACTCTGACATGGAATGGGACGAAGGTCTCGTCTGGCACTTGCCGCCTCGCGTGATGCAAGTCATCCCGGGCGCCGAATTCGGTTGGCGCAGCGGCTGGGCGAAGTGGCCTTCGTTTTATCTCGACGCCTTGCCGGCGACGCTCGAAACCAAAGCGGCTTCGCCGACCGGCATGGTCTTCTACGATCACCAGAAATTCCCGACTCGCTTCCAAGATCGCCTGTTCGCGTGCGATTGGTCGAACGGCCGGATCACCACGCTGCAGTTCATCACCGATCGAGCCGGATACCGCGCCCAACAGGAAACCTTCCTGGAAGGAAAGCAGTTCAACGCCACCGACATTGACGTCGGCCCGGACGGTTGGCTCTACATCTGCACCGGCGGTCGTGGAACCGACGGCGGCTTGTACCGCATCGTCTGGAAAGGCGACGAACCGGCGGGCCAGCTGAAGGATGACGAAACCGGCATCGCCGCCGCGGTTCGCCAACCGCAGCCGCACAGCGCCTGGGGCCGCCAGCACATTGCCGAAATCCAACAGGAGATGGGATCGACCTGGGACGCCCAAGTCCAAGGGGTCGCCATCGCCGAAAAGAATCCGTCGCAGTTCCGCGTTCGCGCTTTGGAACTGATGCAACTCTACGGTCCGACTCCCAGCATCGAATTCCTGCTGAAGCTGTCGAACGATCCGGACGCCGACGTCCGGATGAAAACGATGAAGCTGCTGAGCCTTCGCAGCGAACCGGAAGCGCTCGACCGGATCACCGACATGCTCTCGGACGCGAGCCCGAAAATTCGTCGCGCGGCCTGCGAAGCGCTCGCCTACAAAGATACTCGCGTACCGCTCAGCCTGATCCAACCGATCCTGACCTCCAGCGATCGCCGCGAAGCGTGGTCGGCCCGCCGGCTGCTCGAACGCCAGCCGGTTGACGAGTGGTTCTCGGAAATCCTGGCGACCAAAGACGCTCACCTGTTCAACATGGGCGCCGTCGCGGCGATGATCGCCGACCCGACGCATGAACGTGCCGTCGCGATCTGCAACCGGGCGAGCGAGCTGCTCGACAGCTACTTGTCCGACCAGGACTTTAAAGACACGATGCGCGTCATTCAGGTGGCCATCTTCCGTGGCGAAATGCAAAATTCGGAACTGGGTCGCTTGGGCGAACAGATCGCCCGCGAGTTCCCGGCCGGCGACCACGTGATGAACCGCGAGCTAATCCAGACGCTCGCCTTCCTCCAGGAAGGTTCGATCACCGATCGCTATATCGCTCACCTCGACAGCGACATCCCCAACAGCGAACGCTTGTTCCTGGCGATGCAGATGACCTTCATTCCGACCGGCTGGAGCCGCGAAGAGAAGCTGAAGCTGATCGGCCATCTCGAACGAGGTCTGGAGATCGATGGCGGGGAAGGGCTGCGAGGCTATGTCGAAATGTCGACCAAGCAGTTCGTCAAACATCTCGATCCGGAAGAAAAGCTCCTCTTGTTGACGGTCGGCGACGTTTGGCCGAACGCCACCCTGGCGGCTTTGTTTGAATTGCCGGAACAGCGCCCGGCCTACATCGTCGAAACCCTCTGCGGCGTCGACAAGAAGTTGCAAGGCCGCGAAGGGGCCGTGATCGAACGCCTGCAGATGGGGATCGTTGCGATCCTCGCCGAAAGCGACGACGAACAGATGATGTCCTACCTGCGAGAAGTCTATCGCGACTATCCGGAACGCCGCGCTTCGGTCGCGATGGGCCTGGCCCAACAGCCGACCGGCGAAAACTTCGCCTTGCTGCTCGACAGCCTGTCGATTTTGAAGGGTGAGTTCGCCAGTGCGGTCCTCGCCAAGCTGCGAAACGCTCCGGCGACCTCGACCAACCCGGAACATATCCGCCAACTGATCATCCTCGCCGACCAACTGCAGGATGAAGGGGGGATCAACGCGATTCGCTTGCTCGAAAAATGGACCGGCGAATTTCCGGCCAGCAACACCGCGCCGATGGCCGAACGGGTCGTCGCGTGGCAAGATTGGTTCGCCGAGAACCATCCCGAAATGCCGGCCGCCAAACCGCTCGACGTGGCGAAAGGAAACTGGAACCTGGACGAGTTGCTCGATTACCTGACCGGCGACGAGTTCGTCGGCGGCAATCACGCCAACGGCAAGGCGGTCTTCAAGAAAGCCCAGTGCGCCGCGTGCCATCGCGTCGGCTCGCTCGGCGAAGCGGTCGGTCCGGACTTGACCGAAGTCGCGCGTCGCTTCCAGAAGCGACAGATCCTGGAGTCGGTCCTGTTCCCGTCGCATGTGATTTCGGATCAGTACGCCGCTCGCAAGGTTCTGACGATGGACGGCCAGATCTTCGTCGGGCTCGTGACTCGCACGACCGAAGGGGACGTCATCCTGACCGGCCAAGACGGCCAGAAGCGAACGATCCTCGCCAACGAAATCGACGAGATCGCCAGCAGCCCAACCAGCGTGATGCCGGAAGGCCTGCTCGATCAACTGACTGCGGAAGAAATCGCCGACCTGATGACCTTCCTGGGCGCCGCCCCGGAAGCGAAAATCGCCGGCGGCAAAAAGACGACCCGCTAG